In one window of Microbacterium natoriense DNA:
- the mtrA gene encoding MtrAB system response regulator MtrA, whose amino-acid sequence MTSRILVVDDDTALAEMIGIVLRTEGFEPVFCADGARAVEEWRTQRPDLVLLDLMLPGMDGIEICTRIRAESGVPVIMLTARSDTADIVRGLEVGADDYIVKPFNPKELVARIRTRLRPTPQTASEQLRVGDLTVDVDAHEVRRGTAPIALTPLEFQLLVALASKPQQVFSREMLLEQVWGYHYKADTRLVNVHVQRLRAKVELDPDNPKIVMTVRGVGYRAGSVG is encoded by the coding sequence ATGACCTCACGCATTCTTGTGGTCGACGACGACACCGCGCTCGCTGAGATGATCGGCATCGTGCTGCGCACCGAGGGCTTCGAGCCGGTGTTCTGCGCCGACGGTGCGCGGGCCGTCGAGGAATGGCGCACGCAGCGACCAGACCTCGTGCTGCTCGACCTCATGCTGCCCGGTATGGACGGCATCGAGATCTGCACCCGCATCCGGGCCGAGTCCGGTGTGCCGGTGATCATGCTCACCGCGCGCAGCGACACCGCGGACATCGTCCGCGGTCTCGAAGTCGGCGCCGACGACTACATCGTCAAGCCCTTCAACCCGAAGGAGCTCGTCGCCCGCATCCGCACCCGTCTCCGTCCCACCCCGCAGACCGCGAGCGAGCAGCTCCGCGTCGGCGACCTCACCGTCGATGTCGACGCGCACGAGGTCCGTCGCGGCACCGCACCCATCGCTCTGACACCGCTGGAGTTCCAGCTGCTGGTCGCCCTGGCCTCGAAGCCTCAGCAGGTGTTCTCGCGCGAGATGCTGCTCGAGCAGGTCTGGGGCTATCACTACAAGGCCGACACGCGTCTCGTGAACGTGCACGTGCAGCGACTGCGCGCCAAGGTCGAGCTCGATCCGGACAATCCGAAGATCGTGATGACGGTGCGTGGCGTCGGCTACCGCGCCGGGAGCGTGGGCTAG
- the mtrB gene encoding MtrAB system histidine kinase MtrB, with protein MVATTATTTAAVAALSDWRGWPTALAQLWRRSLRFRTLSVTLLLTAFAIFVTCVTMALVIQNDLFESRRNEALEDALRAVDSAQAILDSAEIGDDPAALSELWDSIQRDLARNSTAVGITGSRIEIEPDADVATVRLNGFTAGLSMNLVSPALSNRVVESPDFQFYQSVALDVSGQTVPGIIVGQQLNVPQAGPFEVYFSYDLADADQTLSFVQRTLWIAGIGLVAIVAAISYVVLRTVSTPIIEAAETSARLASGDLEVRIEVHGEDELATLGRSFNAMADSIQSQIKELGELSLVQQRFVSDVSHELRTPLTTIRLAADMLNDQREDFDPIMARTAELLHTQVQRFETLLSDLLEISRYDAGSVQLELEATSLAHLAEDMIDQMRPLAEGHGTELRLVAPGGYSPVDMDPRRVRRVLRNLIGNAIEHGEGRPVVVTVDSNQNAVAVGVRDTGLGMEPADAERVFDRFWRADPSRQRTIGGTGLGLSIALGDATLHGGTLAVWSELAVGTNFVLTLPRHDGRLDGPSPIPLEPQDEERDFDDATQPIELADIPSHLFDEGSL; from the coding sequence ATGGTCGCGACGACGGCGACGACCACCGCGGCGGTCGCTGCCCTCAGCGACTGGCGTGGCTGGCCTACCGCGCTCGCCCAGCTGTGGCGGCGTTCGCTGCGATTCCGCACGCTCAGCGTCACACTGCTGCTGACGGCGTTCGCGATCTTCGTGACGTGCGTGACGATGGCTCTCGTCATTCAGAACGACCTGTTCGAGTCGCGCCGCAACGAAGCGCTCGAAGACGCCCTGCGCGCGGTCGATTCGGCTCAGGCGATCCTCGACTCCGCGGAGATCGGCGACGACCCTGCCGCACTGTCCGAGCTGTGGGACAGCATTCAGAGGGACCTCGCGCGAAACTCCACCGCGGTCGGGATCACGGGCAGCCGCATCGAGATCGAGCCCGATGCCGACGTGGCGACCGTGCGTCTGAACGGCTTCACGGCCGGTCTCAGCATGAACCTCGTCTCGCCGGCCCTGAGCAACCGCGTCGTCGAGTCCCCCGACTTCCAGTTCTACCAGTCGGTCGCCCTCGACGTCTCCGGTCAGACCGTCCCGGGCATCATCGTCGGACAGCAGCTGAACGTGCCCCAGGCCGGCCCCTTCGAGGTGTACTTCTCCTACGACCTCGCCGACGCCGACCAGACGCTGTCCTTCGTGCAGCGCACGCTGTGGATCGCCGGAATCGGACTGGTCGCCATCGTCGCGGCGATCTCCTACGTGGTCCTGAGAACGGTCTCGACCCCGATCATCGAAGCGGCCGAGACCAGTGCGCGACTCGCCTCGGGTGATCTCGAGGTGCGCATCGAAGTGCACGGCGAAGACGAGCTGGCGACCCTCGGCCGTTCCTTCAACGCGATGGCCGACAGCATCCAATCGCAGATCAAAGAGCTGGGCGAGCTGTCGCTCGTGCAGCAGCGCTTCGTGTCCGACGTCTCGCATGAGCTGCGCACGCCGCTCACGACGATCCGGCTGGCCGCCGACATGCTCAACGATCAGCGCGAAGACTTCGACCCCATCATGGCCCGGACCGCCGAGCTGCTGCACACGCAGGTGCAGCGTTTCGAGACGCTCCTGTCCGATCTGCTCGAGATCAGCCGCTACGACGCGGGCTCCGTGCAGCTCGAACTCGAGGCGACAAGCCTCGCGCACCTCGCGGAGGACATGATCGATCAGATGCGACCGCTTGCGGAAGGGCACGGCACCGAGCTGAGGCTCGTGGCCCCCGGCGGGTACTCGCCTGTCGACATGGACCCTCGGCGGGTCAGGCGCGTGCTGCGCAATCTCATCGGCAACGCGATCGAGCACGGCGAGGGTCGTCCGGTCGTGGTCACGGTCGACAGCAACCAGAACGCGGTGGCGGTCGGGGTGAGGGACACAGGTCTCGGAATGGAACCGGCGGATGCTGAGCGCGTATTCGACCGATTCTGGCGCGCTGATCCGTCGCGCCAGCGCACGATCGGCGGCACCGGTCTCGGCCTCTCGATAGCCCTCGGCGATGCGACCCTGCACGGCGGTACGCTCGCGGTGTGGTCGGAGCTCGCCGTGGGGACGAACTTCGTGCTCACCCTGCCTCGGCACGACGGACGTCTGGACGGGCCGTCTCCGATTCCGCTGGAGCCGCAGGACGAAGAGCGCGATTTCGACGACGCCACGCAGCCGATAGAGCTGGCCGACATCCCGTCGCACCTGTTCGACGAGGGGAGTCTCTGA
- a CDS encoding GerMN domain-containing protein, whose product MRAGVSRAVGALVAVVVLFALAACSGLPTSGDVKSGLALGESPDEPDILFLASGPRDGAGPRDIVDGFIEAGITPADNWLVAQSFLTPDFRTEWSPSAGVLIDASADARLLTSDAPADDDGENGDTAHIQVKIDQLAIVDQTGAYSETAGMTTLEFVVVKTAGQWRISKAPDGVVIDRSRFQRVYDDYPLQYFDQSWSRLVPDVRWLPRRATVATTITQSLIEGAPSPWLLPAVQTAFPADVTLARDAVPIDPDQVADVALSRAAQSLDPTTLARMRTQLQATLEAAGVHVSQVRFSVDGRSLDAGVVKVVDDPADAGTVVLKDGAFGAVVGTEITPIDGISDEILGISQPIAAVDIAADETRAAVQLADGRVFIAADGQVDLLDDRAGLVKPSIDPYGYVWSVPSTTPSQVMAWRGKDTSSTIADAWPTAAGVSGIRVSADGARIAAIETIGGERWISVSAVIRDETGMPTALGEPKPLTQLTGSASVVVWLGPDRLGVLVEQDGPKMLTQIVGGTGTIETAPAAAVSLAGARSSSSVRVFTATGSLFSRSGSAWRESMTGVSLLATRAGH is encoded by the coding sequence ATGCGCGCCGGTGTCTCTCGGGCTGTGGGAGCACTCGTCGCCGTCGTCGTGCTCTTCGCACTGGCCGCGTGCAGCGGCCTGCCGACCAGCGGCGACGTGAAGTCGGGGCTCGCGCTCGGGGAGTCGCCCGACGAGCCCGACATCCTCTTCCTCGCCTCCGGTCCGCGTGACGGAGCGGGCCCGCGGGACATCGTCGACGGATTCATCGAAGCGGGGATCACGCCGGCCGACAACTGGCTCGTGGCGCAGAGCTTCCTCACCCCCGATTTCCGGACCGAGTGGAGCCCCAGCGCCGGAGTCCTGATCGATGCGAGCGCGGATGCGCGCCTGCTCACTTCGGACGCACCCGCCGACGACGACGGTGAGAACGGCGACACGGCCCACATTCAGGTCAAGATCGATCAGCTGGCGATCGTCGACCAGACGGGTGCGTACTCCGAGACGGCGGGGATGACGACACTCGAGTTCGTGGTCGTGAAGACGGCAGGGCAATGGCGCATCTCGAAGGCGCCCGACGGCGTCGTGATCGATCGCTCGCGGTTCCAGCGCGTCTACGACGACTATCCGCTGCAGTACTTCGATCAGTCATGGAGCCGCCTGGTGCCCGATGTGCGCTGGCTGCCACGGCGCGCCACGGTCGCGACCACGATCACGCAGTCGCTGATCGAGGGGGCTCCGAGTCCGTGGCTGCTGCCCGCCGTGCAGACGGCCTTCCCTGCGGATGTGACGCTCGCGCGCGACGCGGTGCCGATCGATCCCGACCAGGTCGCCGACGTCGCGCTGAGCAGGGCAGCCCAGAGCCTCGATCCGACGACGCTCGCCCGCATGCGCACGCAGCTGCAGGCCACTCTGGAGGCCGCGGGCGTGCACGTCAGCCAGGTGCGCTTCAGCGTCGACGGACGCAGTCTCGACGCCGGCGTCGTGAAGGTCGTGGACGATCCGGCGGATGCCGGAACCGTGGTGCTCAAGGACGGCGCATTCGGAGCGGTCGTCGGCACCGAGATCACGCCGATCGACGGCATCAGCGACGAGATCCTCGGCATCTCGCAGCCGATCGCTGCGGTCGACATCGCCGCCGACGAGACGCGGGCGGCCGTGCAGCTGGCCGACGGGCGCGTGTTCATCGCGGCCGACGGACAGGTAGACCTGCTCGATGACAGGGCGGGCCTCGTCAAGCCCTCGATCGATCCGTACGGCTACGTCTGGAGCGTCCCCTCGACCACGCCGTCGCAGGTGATGGCATGGCGCGGAAAGGACACGTCGAGCACGATCGCCGACGCGTGGCCGACCGCCGCGGGCGTGTCCGGCATCCGCGTGTCGGCAGACGGGGCGCGGATCGCTGCCATCGAGACCATCGGAGGGGAGCGCTGGATCTCGGTGTCGGCGGTCATCCGGGACGAGACAGGCATGCCCACCGCGCTCGGAGAGCCGAAGCCGCTGACCCAGCTCACGGGCAGCGCGTCCGTTGTGGTGTGGCTGGGACCCGACCGTCTGGGTGTGCTGGTGGAGCAGGACGGACCGAAGATGCTCACCCAGATCGTTGGAGGCACGGGGACGATCGAGACGGCGCCCGCCGCGGCCGTCTCCCTGGCCGGGGCGCGCAGCTCGTCTTCGGTGCGGGTGTTCACGGCGACAGGGTCGCTGTTCTCGCGGAGTGGATCGGCATGGCGCGAGTCCATGACGGGCGTGTCGCTCCTGGCGACGAGAGCGGGTCACTGA
- a CDS encoding ComF family protein, translating to MPTSTRWQALLSELGAFVLAATCAGCDEPGALLCDACRSEVRPEAIDLRTPRGLPVRAALRFDGVVARCIRRLKGEGDTMLARPLGAALGAVLLPELGDGIHSVPVPTSSAAFRRRGYRVPDLLISRAGAEPWSLLRHRGRHADQRGLTVRERARNVQESMYTRREGRGAKVVLVDDVVTTGATFDEAARALTAAGFDVVCAVALAATERHRERTANPPTTRRK from the coding sequence ATGCCGACATCCACGCGCTGGCAGGCTCTCCTCTCCGAGCTCGGCGCCTTCGTGCTCGCTGCGACATGTGCGGGCTGCGACGAGCCCGGCGCGCTCCTGTGCGACGCCTGCCGCAGCGAGGTGCGACCCGAGGCGATCGATCTGCGCACACCTCGTGGCCTGCCCGTGCGCGCCGCCCTGCGATTCGACGGCGTGGTCGCACGCTGCATCCGCCGTCTGAAGGGCGAGGGCGACACCATGCTCGCCCGGCCGCTCGGGGCGGCGCTCGGCGCCGTGCTGCTGCCGGAGCTGGGCGACGGCATCCATTCCGTGCCCGTTCCGACCTCCTCGGCAGCTTTCCGGCGGCGCGGATACCGTGTGCCGGATCTGCTGATCTCCCGTGCCGGTGCTGAACCGTGGAGTCTCCTGCGCCACCGGGGCCGTCATGCCGACCAGCGAGGGCTGACGGTGCGGGAGCGCGCCAGGAACGTGCAGGAGAGCATGTATACGCGGCGAGAGGGGCGGGGAGCGAAAGTGGTGCTGGTCGACGATGTCGTCACGACCGGAGCCACGTTCGACGAGGCTGCGCGGGCGCTCACCGCGGCGGGCTTCGACGTCGTCTGCGCGGTGGCGCTCGCCGCGACCGAGCGTCACAGGGAGCGCACTGCGAATCCACCGACGACACGGAGGAAATGA
- the hpf gene encoding ribosome hibernation-promoting factor, HPF/YfiA family: METSIVGVGVGITDRFRTVVEEKIARIQTFASRALRLDVKVTHRVYRNGHVPDETVELTLVGKGPVVRAEATDGDKFVALDLAVDKMSEQLRRAKEKRVDGRQHPRGAHFEKGSGALEGIDVQPASVEVLHAVATGSIPVQNDEEEAYSPVVIRTKSFDAEWMTVEEAVDRMELVGHDFFLFVDVRTDHPSVVYRRKGWDYGVIALSTQAPPSEALAS, translated from the coding sequence ATGGAAACAAGCATCGTTGGCGTCGGGGTGGGTATCACCGACCGCTTCCGAACCGTTGTCGAAGAGAAGATCGCCAGGATCCAGACGTTCGCGTCACGCGCGCTGCGGCTGGATGTGAAGGTCACCCACCGTGTGTATCGGAACGGGCACGTACCTGACGAGACGGTCGAGCTGACGCTCGTCGGCAAGGGCCCCGTGGTCCGCGCCGAAGCCACCGACGGCGACAAGTTCGTCGCCCTCGATCTCGCCGTCGACAAGATGTCCGAGCAGTTGCGTCGGGCGAAGGAGAAGCGAGTGGACGGCCGCCAGCATCCGCGCGGCGCGCACTTCGAGAAGGGCAGTGGAGCCCTGGAGGGAATCGACGTGCAGCCGGCGTCGGTCGAGGTCCTGCACGCCGTCGCGACCGGCAGCATCCCGGTGCAGAACGACGAGGAAGAGGCATACTCGCCGGTCGTGATCCGCACCAAGAGCTTCGACGCGGAATGGATGACCGTCGAGGAGGCCGTGGACCGCATGGAACTCGTCGGACACGACTTCTTCCTGTTCGTCGACGTGCGAACCGATCATCCGAGCGTCGTCTACCGCCGCAAGGGCTGGGACTACGGTGTGATCGCGCTGAGCACCCAGGCGCCACCGTCTGAGGCTCTCGCCTCCTGA
- a CDS encoding FtsX-like permease family protein translates to MTSRLETPGASRDAAPARGAWAARWRVAARLARRQVRRTLPSSLLIGALMMLPIATMTAYTVVAASTIATPAEQVATELGRTQAWIGVRGLPGNGLWQAPTQPEFFGYPATMREGPEGERVEDPTTLLPDDVESIEVVEANVRVATPDGVTSIQAWTGHTWDPRFAGRFDVIDGRSPTGPDEMMATPAALSRLGLLIGDTVELADPARSLTVTGTMSAAVLPSDVPALFLPASVEVRGEPKWYLPEHELSWEEVEELNEHGVVAFSRAVALDPPDMSGTDAEGARVDYWSSRWSIFMMLGAASLFSAYVVVMLAGAAFAVSARRQQRALAVAASVGASASDLRRIVLLQGTTLGIAAGAVGAVVGIGAGAAVLAVVDNGSTAQFPGLHLPWEMVLAIVALAVLVGTASAAVPAHTVARSDVLSALRGARRPQRARPSHPIWGSVLVVVGLAVTIAAAVALTVIDPSIAWDSPLRTAPPYGVIIGPIVVQLGVVLSGRWLLWTTARLFSRIGLSARLASRDAAANASRSVPAFGAIGATVFIGVFALSGVAMQNGQSARNWYYQAPVGSMAITYVPTGTGGEYTPLSEHEIDEAGAAALDLAAASGSRRIAVVERQPEPWSADADDMPSASVRALALLPDEYLIDSDRSFMTGSQDPSDPISVIDADEIETALGVRLTSAQLAAYRDGAAISADPRFVTGQTLEISAWTWAQAVDGALPSNIWRESPAMPAWEPPLWTERLPAISLDLPLQPVLVAISPQTADRLGITTAPRLVIAGFDTAVPLDMRDRLGAQAETLSTSSWTLTAGWEDGPPDDTLWMAPIIAAVATLVLGASAVALSLARFERRPDDATVSAVGGSDGLRRRIGFWQGLIIAGFGTLTGAVAGILPPLGIAMQSGGMLLASDIPWTVLVALAVALPLAIAVVSWLVTPRRPELTRRTVIT, encoded by the coding sequence ATGACGTCGCGCCTCGAGACGCCGGGGGCGTCGCGAGACGCAGCACCGGCGAGAGGCGCGTGGGCCGCGCGTTGGCGGGTCGCCGCAAGGCTGGCCAGACGACAGGTGCGGCGCACCCTGCCGTCGAGCCTCTTGATCGGCGCGCTCATGATGCTGCCGATCGCGACGATGACGGCGTACACGGTCGTCGCAGCGAGCACGATCGCCACGCCCGCCGAACAGGTGGCCACGGAGCTTGGGCGGACGCAGGCGTGGATCGGAGTGCGCGGGCTGCCCGGCAACGGCTTGTGGCAGGCGCCGACGCAGCCGGAGTTCTTCGGCTATCCCGCCACGATGAGGGAGGGCCCGGAAGGCGAACGCGTCGAGGATCCGACGACCCTGCTGCCCGACGACGTCGAGTCCATCGAGGTCGTCGAGGCGAACGTGCGCGTCGCGACCCCTGACGGGGTCACGAGCATCCAGGCGTGGACCGGGCACACATGGGACCCACGCTTCGCCGGACGCTTCGATGTCATCGACGGACGGTCGCCGACGGGCCCGGACGAGATGATGGCGACTCCTGCCGCGCTGAGCAGGCTCGGTCTGCTCATCGGCGACACCGTCGAGCTGGCCGATCCTGCACGCTCCTTGACCGTGACAGGCACGATGTCCGCCGCAGTGCTCCCCTCCGATGTCCCCGCGCTGTTCCTCCCGGCCTCGGTCGAGGTGCGCGGTGAGCCGAAGTGGTATCTGCCGGAGCATGAACTCTCATGGGAGGAGGTCGAGGAACTCAACGAGCACGGAGTCGTCGCGTTCTCCCGTGCCGTGGCATTGGATCCGCCCGACATGTCCGGCACCGACGCCGAGGGGGCGCGCGTGGACTACTGGTCGTCGCGCTGGTCGATCTTCATGATGCTGGGGGCCGCGAGTCTCTTCTCCGCCTACGTCGTCGTGATGCTCGCCGGCGCCGCATTCGCCGTTTCGGCGCGACGCCAGCAGCGCGCTCTCGCCGTCGCCGCCAGTGTCGGCGCCTCGGCGAGCGATCTGCGCCGGATCGTGCTGCTTCAGGGGACCACCCTCGGAATCGCCGCCGGCGCGGTGGGCGCCGTCGTCGGCATCGGCGCCGGCGCCGCCGTCCTGGCCGTCGTCGACAACGGATCCACAGCGCAGTTCCCCGGACTCCACCTGCCCTGGGAGATGGTCCTCGCCATCGTCGCCCTGGCGGTCCTCGTCGGCACCGCATCCGCCGCCGTCCCCGCGCACACCGTCGCCCGCTCCGACGTCCTCAGCGCGTTGCGGGGCGCTCGTCGCCCGCAGCGCGCGCGGCCGTCGCATCCGATCTGGGGCTCGGTGCTCGTCGTCGTCGGCCTCGCGGTCACGATCGCCGCCGCAGTGGCGCTGACCGTCATCGACCCGTCGATCGCGTGGGATTCGCCGCTGCGCACAGCACCGCCCTACGGCGTGATCATCGGCCCCATCGTCGTGCAGCTCGGCGTCGTGCTCTCCGGCCGCTGGCTGCTCTGGACCACCGCGCGCCTGTTCTCGCGCATCGGTCTCAGCGCGCGCCTCGCATCCCGCGACGCCGCGGCCAACGCCTCGCGTTCGGTTCCCGCCTTCGGTGCGATCGGGGCGACGGTGTTCATCGGCGTCTTCGCGCTGAGCGGCGTGGCCATGCAGAACGGCCAGTCGGCGCGCAACTGGTATTACCAGGCTCCCGTCGGAAGCATGGCGATCACGTACGTGCCGACCGGGACCGGCGGCGAGTACACCCCCCTTTCCGAGCACGAGATCGACGAGGCCGGCGCGGCGGCGCTCGATCTCGCCGCTGCCTCGGGCTCCCGCAGGATCGCCGTCGTCGAACGTCAGCCGGAACCGTGGTCGGCGGATGCCGACGACATGCCGTCGGCATCCGTCAGGGCCCTTGCGCTGCTGCCCGATGAGTACCTGATCGACAGCGATCGGTCGTTCATGACCGGCAGCCAGGACCCGAGCGACCCCATCTCGGTGATCGACGCCGACGAGATCGAGACCGCGCTGGGTGTGCGATTGACGTCGGCGCAGCTCGCGGCGTATCGCGACGGCGCAGCGATCTCCGCGGATCCGCGCTTCGTCACCGGGCAGACCCTCGAGATCTCTGCGTGGACGTGGGCCCAGGCCGTCGACGGCGCGCTGCCCAGCAACATCTGGCGCGAGTCTCCTGCCATGCCGGCGTGGGAGCCGCCGCTGTGGACGGAGCGACTGCCGGCGATTTCGCTCGATCTCCCGCTTCAGCCCGTGCTCGTCGCGATCTCGCCCCAGACGGCGGACCGACTCGGGATCACGACGGCTCCGCGGCTCGTCATCGCCGGGTTCGACACCGCCGTGCCGCTGGACATGCGCGATCGCCTCGGAGCGCAAGCCGAGACGTTGAGCACGTCGTCGTGGACTCTCACGGCCGGATGGGAGGACGGGCCGCCGGACGACACCCTGTGGATGGCGCCCATCATCGCGGCCGTCGCCACCCTGGTGCTCGGCGCGAGCGCGGTCGCCCTCAGCCTCGCGAGGTTCGAACGCCGCCCCGACGACGCGACGGTGTCGGCGGTCGGGGGCTCGGACGGACTGCGACGACGCATCGGCTTCTGGCAGGGCCTGATCATCGCCGGCTTCGGTACGCTCACGGGTGCCGTGGCCGGCATCCTTCCCCCGCTGGGGATCGCGATGCAGTCGGGCGGGATGCTGCTCGCCTCCGACATCCCGTGGACCGTGCTCGTGGCGCTCGCCGTCGCCCTTCCGCTTGCGATCGCCGTGGTCAGCTGGCTGGTGACTCCGCGGCGGCCCGAGCTGACTCGCCGCACCGTGATCACCTGA
- a CDS encoding ABC transporter ATP-binding protein — protein MTDTVLRLVGVTQQYGQGATAVSALSGVDLEVCRGELVAVMGASGSGKSTLLSISGGLAKPTTGEVIIEGAYLSEQSPAQLAQLRRRSLGFVFQDFNLIPTLTAIENVTLPLELDGFRGRVARRAGRDALESVGMGDRLDAFPDDLSGGQQQRVAIARAVVGSRRLILADEPTGALDSVTGESVLRMLRARVDAGAAGILVTHEARHAAFADRIVFLRDGRIVDQTRRDDAEILLTEPAG, from the coding sequence ATGACCGACACGGTGCTGCGCCTGGTGGGGGTGACGCAGCAGTACGGCCAGGGAGCGACCGCGGTCTCGGCGTTGTCCGGCGTCGATCTCGAGGTCTGCCGCGGCGAGCTCGTCGCCGTGATGGGGGCCTCAGGATCCGGCAAGTCGACACTGCTGTCGATCTCCGGTGGACTCGCGAAGCCGACGACCGGCGAGGTGATCATAGAGGGTGCGTACCTCAGTGAGCAGTCTCCTGCTCAGCTGGCGCAGTTGCGCCGCCGGTCGCTCGGCTTCGTGTTCCAGGATTTCAATCTCATCCCGACGCTGACGGCGATCGAGAACGTGACGCTGCCCCTCGAACTCGACGGCTTCCGTGGTCGTGTGGCCCGCCGTGCCGGCCGTGATGCGCTGGAGTCGGTCGGCATGGGCGACCGACTCGACGCCTTTCCCGACGATCTCTCCGGCGGACAGCAGCAGCGCGTGGCCATCGCTCGAGCCGTCGTCGGCAGCCGCCGCCTGATCCTCGCGGACGAGCCGACCGGGGCGCTCGATTCCGTGACGGGCGAATCGGTGCTGCGGATGCTGCGGGCACGAGTGGATGCGGGAGCAGCCGGCATCCTCGTCACGCACGAGGCCCGCCATGCCGCCTTCGCCGACCGCATCGTCTTCCTCCGCGACGGCCGCATCGTCGACCAGACCCGCCGTGATGACGCGGAGATCCTGCTCACGGAGCCCGCGGGATGA
- a CDS encoding PadR family transcriptional regulator, producing the protein MSVRQSLLAILDQGPCYGYQLRHEFDRRTGSTWPLNVGQIYNTLERLERDGLVARGEADEQGHVYWEITDAGTAEVSDWLSSPVVRTQATRDELAIKLAVAATLPGVDVAAVIQTQRKASLTQLQTLQRAKYAGSDPEGPEELAWALVIDSMIFAAEAEVRWLDHTEQRLSLHPRHAMGLELTADRPKRGRPAKAEAALTGTERG; encoded by the coding sequence ATGTCCGTCCGTCAGAGCTTGCTCGCCATCCTCGATCAGGGCCCGTGCTACGGGTACCAGCTGCGTCACGAGTTCGACCGGCGCACCGGCTCGACCTGGCCCCTCAACGTCGGACAGATCTACAACACCCTGGAGCGCCTGGAGCGCGACGGGCTCGTCGCACGCGGTGAGGCGGACGAGCAGGGTCACGTCTATTGGGAGATCACGGATGCCGGCACCGCCGAGGTCTCGGATTGGCTCTCCTCGCCGGTCGTACGCACACAGGCGACCCGCGATGAACTGGCGATCAAGCTCGCCGTGGCCGCGACGCTCCCGGGTGTCGATGTGGCGGCCGTGATCCAGACGCAGCGCAAGGCGTCGCTGACCCAGTTGCAGACCCTCCAGCGGGCGAAGTACGCGGGCAGCGATCCCGAGGGCCCTGAGGAGCTCGCATGGGCCCTCGTGATCGACTCGATGATCTTCGCGGCCGAGGCGGAGGTGCGCTGGCTCGATCACACCGAACAGCGGCTCTCCCTGCATCCGCGGCACGCCATGGGGCTGGAGCTCACGGCAGACCGACCCAAACGGGGGCGGCCCGCCAAGGCTGAAGCCGCTCTCACCGGGACAGAGCGGGGCTGA